DNA sequence from the Dryobates pubescens isolate bDryPub1 chromosome 8, bDryPub1.pri, whole genome shotgun sequence genome:
TTTTACAGACATAGTCTATtataatatccagtctaaacctcccctagtgcaacttgaggccacttcctctggTCCTATCACCTGTCAGTAGCAGAAGAGATAAACACTcacttcactacaacctcctttaggtagctgtagaaagcatgAAGGTCTgcttcctcagcttccttttctccagactaaacaaccacaagtccctcagccactcttcagaAGACTTTTCTTagccccttcaccagcttcattacccTGCTCTGGACAAGCCCCAGCAACTCATACTGGGAGGGCCCCAAAAATGAACACAGTACTCTAGCCCTGGTCCTGCTTATCAaactgctcctgatacaggccaggatgctcttggcagCCTGAGCACACTGTTGGTTTATGTTCAGCTGTCTGCGagccagcagcctcaggtttttttctgccaggcaaTTTTCCAGCCATACTGCCCCAAGTGTATATGCTGCATGGGGATGTTATGAGCACTAGccagcacttgtccttgttgaatctcatacagttggccttggcccattgatccaggctgcccaggtccctccacAGACCCTTCCAACCTTCAAGCAGATGaacactccctcccagcccagtgtcatctgcaaagatactgagggtgcactcaatccccttgtccagatcacagaaccacaggatgttaggggttgaaagggacctctggagatcgagtccaagccccctgccagagcatagCCACAGAATCTaggtgcaggtcacacaggaatgcatccacatgggccttgaaagtctccagagaaggagactccacaatctctttgGGGAGccccacagtgaagaagttcctcctcacgttgagatggaacctcctgtgctgtagtttatatccattaccccttgtcctgtcacagggtgcaacagcAAAGAGCCTgcgccctccctcttgacacccagccctcagatatttataaacatttattaaatcccctctcagtcttctcttctccagactaaaaagccccagggctctcagcctctcctcacagggcacgtgctccagtcccttaaccatcctcacagcccttcaTTGGACTGTctcgagtagatccctgtccctcctgaactgggcagcccagaactggatgcaatattccaggtgaagtcttaccagggcagagtagagggggaggagaacctccctcaatctgctggacacactcctcttaatgcaccccaggatctcattggccctcttggccacaagagcacatcactgtcccatggataacttcttaTCCACcatcccaggtccttctccacagggctgctctccagtagaTCATCTCCTAACCTATACTGGTGCAGCTTGTTATTCTTATCAGATGCAGGattctgcacttatccttgttgaacctcatcaggttcctctttgcccagctctccagtctgtccaagtcctGCTGAATGGCCATACAGCCTTCAGGCAAagcagccaagcctcccagtttggtactgacagcaaacttgctgacactCTGtaccctcatcaatgtcattgatgaagatgttaaataggactggacccagcactgatccctggggagcccattccagggctctgtgagcctcactagttacagctccccagctggacttggtaccattgaccaccactctttggactccgttgtgtaaccagttcctaatccatctcactgtctgttcttctatcccacacttcctgagcttactCACAAGGatattatgggagacagtgtcaaaagccttgctaaggtcaaggcagactacatccacggCACCTACCCATTCAGATACAAGCTCATAGAATGCTACCGGattagtcaagcatgatttccccttggtaaatccacgCTGACTACTTCTGATCATCATCTTCTTTTCCAAGAACCTAGAGATGACCTTCAGAATGAGACACaccatttttccagggatggaggtgaggatcactggtctgtagtttcctggaacctctttcttgcccttcttcaagactggagtgacactggctttcctccagtcctcaagcacctctcctgtttgcCATGAttttgcaaaaatgatggagagctgtggagtgacaacatcagccagctctctcaacactcttgggtgcatctcatcaggcCCCATGGACTTGCAAATATTCAACTTAGGTAACTGATCCCTAACCCAGTCTTCATTGACTAGGGAAgagtcttccctgctccagtcttCTTCATCCAGAGTCTGGAATTCACAGGGGAGTTcagtcttaggagtaaagactgaagcaaagaaggtattcagcAATTCTGCTTTCTCTACATCCTCAGTTATCAGGGCTGTTTCCTTGCTCAGCAGTGGCCCCActtccttttcctactgataCACTTgaagcccttcttgttctcttttacttcctttgccagttttaattccaagagggctttggccttccttgctgccttcctacatgccctgGCAGCTACTCTATAGTTCTCCCAAGTGATAAGTCCCTTCTTCCATGAACTCTAAGTTATCTTTCTTTCAtgagatttccttcagaagTTCCTTGCTCAttcatgcaggtctcctggcacATCTACCTGATTTTTCACTCAAGGAAACACCTATCTTGGGCTCAGAGGAACTTTCTTGGGCTCCTTTACCCTCCAGATGCTTAACTGTAACAACCAAAAAGGTTCACATCAGTGATTTTCAAGCTGTAATCTAGACAGACTGTCACTTTCCACTGTTTCTAAAGAATGCAAACCTGTTGGTATAGCAGGCTTGTCATGTATTACTTCCTGGAGAAGCGTTGTTAAAGTGAGACCCTGGCCTGATGCATTTTATAAAGAGTATTTCCAAGTTTACCTCCTGTGATGCAGCGCCGAGCCATTTCCCAAATGATCAGCCCAAAACTGTATATGTCAGCCATGATGTATGGTTGGAAATGGTTTTTATTCAGGCTTTCATCTAGGACCTCTGGAGCCATGTAGCGTTTTGTTCCCACTCTAGTATTCAAGGGAACATCAACTTCATTCGTGTCACTAGATGAAAATATTAGTAAGTTAGTGAATGGTGGACTATAAGACATGGTATGGTGGACTATAAGACAGAGCATCCTCTATGATGCAACCACTATGCTGCCAAGCTCCCATTTGcaaatttgattatttttaatttttctctcaATACTACACTTACAACACATACGAAAAACAATGAAGCAGAAACAAATATAAAGATATTTGTTAACAATTCAGAAAATTATTTGCAAAAAGATTTATGCTTTCTTTTGGGCCTTATTTAGCAAAAGCCAATTACTATTTCAACATTACTTCTTTAATTAAGTGTCAAGACCCTTCATACTGTTCAAATTTTCAGTGAGTTAATTTATAATGAAACTACATGATAGTGATTACCATGAAGGGATGGTTTTGAGTAACAAAtcactctcctcttcctttcctctacAAATCTACTTTTATTTTCCTCAAAGAGCCTTTTCATTGTTCTCTTAACCTATCTTCATCTCAGTGCTTACCAGCATTCAAAGGAAGAACAGTATTTTACTCTCCAAACTGTAAAAGCCTGAAAGCACGCAACCAAACAATTCCATCTTATTTGGGTATCTGGTGCTATCACAATTACAAACATTACAGAGGATTTGTTAATCTACCTGTTAAACTTGACTGCAAGACCCAAGTCAGCAATGCAGCAGGTTCCATTTTTCTTTATCAAGATGTTTTTACTCTTCAGGTCTCTATGTGCAATAGCAGGCTTGCCTTGTGTCCCATAAATTTCTGTGTGTAGATGGCACAAACCACATGCAGCAGAATATGCCAGCTTGAGGAGAGCCCTGTTGTCTAGCGTAGTGCATTTCAGAAAATCATACAATGATCCATTCTCATGATAATCTGTAATCAAGTAAAGCTGTGTCCAGGAGCCAGTGCCTTTAATATCTGCAGCTATGAAGCCTGTGAAATATAAACAAAGTCACAATTTATTTGTACATAATTTTTTAATGCAACAGATAGGATCTCTTGATATAATGCAAGACAGTTCTTGCTCTATTTCCCTTATTAAAGCTAATAATGTAAAAGCTGTCTTTTACTGTGCATGAGGTTACCATTCCAGTCTTCCAGCAAAGAGATTTCAGACATGTTTCCTGCCAAGAGCAGGAAGATTCTACTCTTTCAGTAATGCTTTATTAGCATATATTATGCGACACTCCTCCGGTTGTACCATAGAAGACCCCATATACCACTCAAGCCACCCACTGAGAATTCCTCCTCGAGGCTTCACCCTCACACAAGCTCTCCACCTGCCAAACTGCTTCCTTACCAAGGATGTTTTCATGACGCATTAGAACAGTTTGGTAAATCTCTGTTTCTCGAAACCAGCTGGCTTCTTCTGTGGTGAAAAACACTTTGACTGCAACTTTTTCACCCCTCCATTTGCCCATCCACACTTCACCATATCGTCCTTTTCCAACTTGCCTCACCATCTGAATTTGTTTGGCAATAGTGCGCTGAacctaggaaagaaaaaaaagaattcatTAAAAGAAATGAGGGGAAGGTGAAGGGGGAGGTCCAGCAATCAACCAAAAGCACCTGGCCAAGTTGCTCTTAAGCTTGGCTCATTTGGAATTTTCATCACATTGTAAAATTTGTTCTATACCGTTTTCCACCAGTCCCATTTCAAAGTCATTATTGCTGCCTTCCAAGAACTGTACAACAAATCCAAAAATATTAAATCCGCTCAACTTCTTCTTTAATTTACATGCACTTTCTTGCATTGTATTTGTTTCTATTTTATAAACAACTAAATTGTCTCACTGGTTAGTTTTTATGCAAGTAGTGTATCAGATGGTGAATCCAAAACTAAGAACTACTACCAGccaataaaaagaaaatctacTTTATTGGATAGTAGacaccaaggaaaaaaaataacctttGAGTTCATTCAATTTGATACTTGTATTATCTATTCATTGCATTATCTTACTGTCTGTGGGCTCTAAGTTTTCTTTAAATCTTGCTCATGTCAACAGATTCCATCACTTATCATTTAATTCTATGCTTCATTTTAGTTCTAGGTGTTAAGTACAAACCATACTTTGCATTTGATAGAGACAAGTTCACTGAAGAAAAATCTCAGGTTATGATTTACCAACAATGGTAGTCCCGATCCACTCCCAGAACTCTGCGACTGGTCAATAAGGTCTTTTAAGGATTCCCCAGCTGGAATAAATGCTTCATCTTGCTCCAGGTCACGATTATAACAGTGCCTCTTTGCCACTGACTTACAGTAATGCCTGAAAAAGTACAGAAGTTAAGCAGAGCTCTATGTACTAAATTGAGCTAGGAAAAAAGATATTTAAACGTATAAATTTTCTTAAAAAGTGGTCAGATTTTATGGCACCCTTTTTTCCAGAAATGCAGCTTACATCATTAATATTAAGAAGTTGTACTGCATGTAGAAGCATGTCAGTTTACTATGAGTCAGGCAGAAACCCAGCATTTTCAGTGCTCAGCTCCCATCTGGTGTTACTAGTGTAACACCACTGGCTTTGTTTTAAACAAACAGACCGAACCTTGAACTGTGGCAGATGAGGCTGATGCATGCACAATTCTGCTGAAACTGTTAGAACAAcagtcacctccagcacagagctggggctgagagaAGCAGGCATAGTCTCTTCAACTGCACCTGCATGAATTGCCATAGCTGAGCCGGTCAATTACTCAGTTTTGaaacaacagaaaaggaaaattataAAATACTCCTATGTCACTTTAGATAATCTCAGAAGTAGATGGAATTTAACTATCAAAAGTGACTGAAGATCCAAACACATAAAAAGCGTTaagatatccctgctcactgaatGCTATAGCATCGAAGTTATATGTAGCTTAGAAAACTGTAAACACTCCATAGGCAAAGATCAAATTCACTTGAATTCTATGCTGTTAGCATTTCAATTACCTACTAATGCAAACTGCTATTCACAGAAACATGAAATTAAATTACAGTGGATTCACTTCTAATCTATTTTTGTGCTGTTCACAATGATCTGAGAAACAAAAAACAATGCAGAGTGCTCTCCTTACTTGTAACAAAAGCAGCTGAGTAAGATGACCATGACAATTATGCAGACTGCCATAGAAATCAACACTGCCATCCAACGAATGCTGCCATCAAACAGTCCGTCtatgtttttaaaacaaaagggaaagttTGCAAAGTCTGTTAATTAATCTATTTTAAACACTTTATTTAGGTATCATTTCACATTCTGTGTATATGAACATGCACAAATGAAACACGGGAGGCTTTGCCTGAgtatcaggaaatatttctttactgtgagggtatgATTAAACACTAACATagattgcccaaggaggttgtggagtctctgtccttggagatattcaaaaccatcTGGACATGGTCCTGTGTAACTGGCTCTGGGTGgtcctgcttgagcaggagggttggacaagatgatctccagaagtcctgTCCAAGCCTCACCAagtctttgattctgtgacaggatGTGGGGCCACTTACAAAATACCAGAAAGCTGTAGGACTGCTGATGCATAACATATGAATtgatataaaattacacaaaatgtATAGTGTTTTAGTATCAAAGTATTTACATTAGTAAAGGTGGCAATGAAAGaaagttgttggttttggttgtatCTAGTTAGTTTGTTCTTAGAAACAGAAATGAAGGACTTAGAGCAGAATTATTCTGAGAAGGTATTAAGAAACTGTTAAACCAATAGGACTTATCAAGCAACAAATAAGTGCGTAAAGTATTTTCACTGGGAGCTACAAAAAGAAGAGAATGAATTTACAGTAGATAACAGTTCACAATGTCACaatacttttttaaaaaatgtattacTCATAGCAGAAAACAGATAATAAGAAAACTGTTTtcaacagaaaagcaaacaggTTGTAGAAACAGAATAAAAACAGATCAAAAGATCATATGCAGATCATGATATGAACAAACTGAGTAAGAGGATAAAAATACCAGGAGTGGCTGTTGGAGGAAAAGACTAACTTGGAAGTGGCAGAAAAGAAAACTGGGAACATACAAAGTGAAGTACAGAGCTTTGTATCTTAATACAGAAAACAGAATTGTGCAATACAATAATTATATTTTCTCTTTACTTTTAGCTGTTGGTTGGGAGGAACAGAACCTGCAAAGCATTTATTAGTAGCAATGTGAACATCTAGAAGATGTTTACCTGTGCTATCAAGTGGTGGCAACGTTGGTTGTAAATCCTGATTGCAGAAATCAGTCCGACAGCACTCAATTGTTCGACGTAATTGTGCTTTAGGAGAGTCCTGCAGAAGGATAATTGAGTAATAAGTCACATTCTGAAGGGATCAGTTAGAACAGAGGATGCACTCACCATCATAGCAGTATTGTTTGCCTAAAAAGCATCTTCAAAACACCATACAAAAGATGGAGGGGTATGAAAATCTATCTGACAGTAGGACACTAATACAAACACAAGAACAATTTCATGAGGTGCCTTCACCTCAGGTCTGATCTGCAGTAACCCTAAACATTTACAGCTGTAACTGAAATCAGCAGTGCTTCCAAAAAGCAGTACTACTAACAGCTACATTATATAGAAACTTGTATCCTAGAGATTTCAAATTGAGTACCCAAACCGTGATAGCATTGTGGGGAAAGCAGGAAGGAGCCCATCTGGTGATTACCTCTGAAAGCTTTGTTTACTGCAATCAatgccaaaaaagaaaaagcaaaatacaGTCTTGCATGGCAATATTAACTTGTCTGGTTAGTGCCACATCCTGGTCTTCTAAACAAATCCTTGCTTTATTAACCGTGGTTTTAGTTCCAACGTCTGTAACAGATAAAGTAGTTCTAACAGCAGTTCTAACAGCTAAAgtctgcttttaaaagcaagCTATGTACTCAGGCATTTAATGATACATAACTAtcctagaaaggaaaaaacataaTTATACATTGAACAGGAAAACATACACATCCTGATAAACTGTGTGTACATGTTCATAAGACAACTGAGCTGTTGTGTAATCTGTGAAAGGCAACTCCTTATGATTACACTCTTCTGTCAAATGAattgaagaaaacaagaaattcCAAGTTAAAACAATCAAGAAATTATGCATTAAAACAAACTACTCAGATCACTCAGGCAGACTATAAAATTCTCTCTTCAACTGAGGAAATGGCTGACAAGTAAAAGGTTGAAGTCCTCTCCTGAATTTGTCAGTGGCTTACAGACAATTGCAAAAAACTCTAACAAGATGGGATTCTATTCCAATCGTTGCTCAAAGATGATGAAGCATCCTTTCTGCCACTACTCACCCATGATGGTTCAGTCCCATTCTTTTTATGGTAAAAGGCAACATGCAAAGAAATCTGTAACTGCAGTTGTAAACTTCAGAGATTAAAACTCCTTATGAAGCTTCTTTACATAATCCATGGAGATCTTAATTTTTAAtgatatttcatttttttaccTTGCACTGGAAGTCTGAACCTTCGTACTTCATGCAGCCAGAAGCAAGCGTAGGTTCTCCATGTTCATCTTCCTCAATGATAGCAAAGCAATGCCCATTAGTTCTGGAATAAATATTACTTGTGCTTTAACAGCATGTTTGTCATTTAATGTACAGCATTATTTAATCATGAATCTATTAAGAATACTAGAACAGTAATGCATAGAAAAATTCTTCAACATAGTGGTTACCAAAGTTTGAGAACAAAAGGCCCCCACAGTATTTTCAAATCAAATGCTGTAGTGATGTTTCCTCCAAAATATTCTGTCTTCTACTTCCTCATACCTTCAAGATTGCTTATATCCAACCACACACATACAGTTGTTTAGAAAGAAGTGAGGGAGTGGAAAACCAGAAACCTAATTAAAAAGGCTTACTGACTATGCTTGTATAGGTTAAAAATATTCCCTTGTGTCTATTACAGAAAACGCAACAATAAATTCTCACAACTGCCAGTACGTGAAGAGTGGCTATTTCAAGCTCAAAAGTTCAGCTATGCTTTTCCCACATAAACTCTCTCAAATATTTATAGCCTTTaagacaaaccaaacaaactcacTTTCTGACGTTGACAGTaacaaatgaagaaaaacacaatgCACTTCAATCTACTATTATGTCTTTACAAAAATGCACTCATTTTCATGCTACTGGAAAATGTCAACAATATTTTTAAGGACCTCCAAACCAATTCATAATGGTAGGTCTGTGCTTCCAAATTAAATAAGAATtccttcacagaaccacagaatattagggaTTAGAAAGGACCCtgaatgatcatctagtccaaccccctgccagagcaggatcacctagagcaggtcacacaagaacacatccaggagcatgttgaaggtctccagtgaaggagactccacaacctctctggaaagcctgttcaagtgctctgtcaccctcacagtgaaaaagtttttcattATGTTCACAGGGAACTTCCAGCCGTTTCCTCAACATCGATAcactaaagaaaataaatgcagaaaCATTTGTTTGCCAacatttctgtaaagaaattcaGATTTGGGAAGCATGATGACATACATTACCCTGCCCACTGCACATGTATTACCAATGCACTGCATATGTATTACCAATTAACAGCTTTATCACCAGCACAATGATTTATACAGCCATTATCTCAAAGAATTAGTGAGGGCTATACTAACTGCATACACCAGAGGGCGATATAAAGCAAAGCATAAATACCAGAGGTGTGGAAAGACAAAATACTGGCTTCTAACAGAACATTTTGCAGGTGCAAAACTACATTTTTAAAACTACTCTCTGTGTATACCTTTTAAAAGATAGAAATGTTTGTTCCACTTCCTTGGGTTCCATAAACCTGCTTTATCTGCCAAATAACAGCTTCAGAGAGGCTTAATATTATGTGTTGAAATGAAGACTCAAATTACAGTAATGAGTAGTATATTTTCTGTTGCATATCTTTACATTAACTCTTTACCAGAGTGTCTTAAACAAGGAACTTCAaattaagagaaaaaaggaaagccaaGGATATTGCACAACATTATTAAAACATCTTAAGCAAGCACATAACCATTTCATGAACCTGTTAAAATTCTTATGCCTATCAAAAGTTAAAAATACCCTCCTGTTTTTTTATGTTTAGaggcttttccccccctcctttccctcatATTCTACAAATGAAGAACACAAAAGAAGAATTCTCACTGAACAACTGTGTTGCTAACATTACTTTTTGTCTGTTAGGTGAAGAAATGTTACCACTAAGCAAGCAGGTGGTCATATCAGAAGGTTTAGATTTGAGTCATTAAATATTCATAAAATGCTGTTTAAACACTCATTAAATACTTACAAAATGCTGGAGGTTACTTAACTCCTCAGTCCTTCAAAGCAGTTGCTGGGGCAAAATGATTAGTTTCAAATAGTTCTAGGGTATTGTGAAAGCAGTACTGTGAGCATACAGGTGACCATGGGTTATAGTGCTCAGCTCTCCATAGGAACAAGGAGTATCTAATCAGTTATGGTCAAATTATCTGACAGAACCTCAGTAAGCACTTGAGCTAGCTTGCCCTCATAAGCAAAACCAAGCTTCTTCCAAGAGCCTCCTCTATTCTGTGGGCAATACTTACATGCATGTGTTATTAATAGCATCATCTGGACAATGTCCTGAGCAATAGCACTTAAGGAAGGGTAAGGTGTCCTCTGGAGCAAGTGTTACTCcatttgcttgtttcttttgatCAGGATTTGTTTTCATTCCTGTGCCATGAAGCATGCTTTCTGGATTTTGACCTggacatttaaaaacaaacaagcaaataaacaaacaaacaaacaacaaaaaaaccaccaaaaccaaacaaaccaaacacaaagaaaatgtttgcaTCTCCCTGCTGTATTTTTGTGAGTTTTACAGGCAAAACACAACAGAATAATTATATTACCAAATAACTGAACTATACAAGACATAATATCAAGATTAGGGCAGAAATATGAGTTAATAATTATTCTATAAATATCTCACTCAACTATTTTGTATTTCAACAGATCTGCTGACCAGAAATCAATATAGCAGAAAGAAATTAGCCTTTTTGAGGTGAGGCAAAAAAGCAGCGATGTAGCCAGTAAGAATTTTCTTATTCATCTGTTTAGGAAACCAAAATGCTGACTGCTTGATAACCACCACAGTGTAATTTCATGCATGACTGAATCTACTTAATATGCAATTTTCTAATTTTCTGAACTCCAGTAATTCTCTACAGATTCACAGTCTCATAGAAGTGCAGTAATAACTCCAAAATCTCTTGGGCTTTTTGATGTCTGTATGCATTCGTACTTCAAAACAGAGCTAAAGTAAATCTTGTTTGCAAATTAAATTTTAGTAAATGACATGAACATCCACACACAAATCAGCTTTCACAGAATAAACCCGGGGCTAAATTATGTTCCAAGTAGCCCTCAGTTTCTCAGCAGTAGAAAAGCTAAGTGTAATTTGATCTAGTTCATATTAttaaactgtttttttttttttgtgactgCAAGCATTCGGAGGAAAAATTCCATGTTTTCTTCTTAGCAAAAAAAGGTCCAGAAGAGAATTTGAGGAACATTATCTAGTTCATTTGGAAAAGCTTTGTGACCACCCCATGAGATGAGAACATCTTCATCTGGCTCCTCCAGCTTTATCATGTGTAACTTCACCAACAGAAAATCTGTCCATTATGTAACAGTATTCTCGGCTCAAAGTCCTCAAGGTGTGAACTGCATGGATCTAGAAGAGTTATAAACAGACTGTCACCTGCACTGGCATAGTTTACAGCTAGTCTGTGTCATAGATTTAGGGCAGCAACGTAAGAGAAGAGCTAGTTAGGACCAACAGGAGCTTTTACAAATGATGTAAAAACTGGAGGCAGTTCAGTACTTCAGTACACctcaaaaatattttcctcacAATAAAAATTTCCATTTATCTAAGaatttatatattttaaaattatatatTTTCATATAgaattttttatatataattttattttttttaagtataaATTGACCAGGAAACTCAGCATTTCTTTAACAGGTTCTTGCAGCTTTCTGTCGAACCCACCAAACACTAGCCCTAACAAGATTAGTCTTATGTTGTATCTTGCTTGAAAGATGTGCAGAAAAATCTGATTAAAAGCCTGTGCAGATATCACCCTCTGTATCACTCCCTTGTAACATGCACTATATCCTTCAGGCAAACATGTGCTTAAGTATTTGTGAAATTTGATTGTATTATTCTGAAAAAAGCAGACTTGCAAATTTTTTTATCGGATTAATACAGCACAAGTGCATTGTTCCACTCCAGCAATTTCCCTGAAAGTAATTGTGCCATTTTCAGATACATCTAAGAGTACATCCTAAGAAAGTATAGCACCTTTGACCTAAACCCTCAAATAATTTAGTTGTGTTTTATTTGAGATGTAGTTTTCAAATAGTACTTCTGTAACGTTCGAGTGAGATACTGCTGGTTATGTACAGGCTGTTAACAATGTAGAAGATCCAGTGCTAGAACAGCACAGTTAATAAGTGCCTGAAGTATTTCTGATTTAACCCAAAGGAATTTTAGATGTTTGAGATAGCATCTCCTCAAACTGTCCTCTCTCCTTCTACAGATTTTTCCCCAGCATAAACTGAAAGCTCATATTAATACTGTGCTGCAGATGTTACAGATTTTCTATTCAATTTAAGAGATCCTTACCTGCTCAGAGAACAGGTAATGCTATTTTAAGATTTAATGGAAAAGCCACTGCATATGTACAAATATTGTCTATCTTTCTAATTCTGTTGAACTGCTAAGATATCTCCCCTAATTAATGCTATAAACCCCCCTTTATTTTCAGGAACATTCCATACGTAAAGAGCTTGAATACTTTATGATCTGTTTCACAGTCACTCATCCACCTTCTTACCCTGAGCACTGAATGCAGCATTTTTTCAATTTGTTAGAAAGAAAAACTCCAGGAACCCTTAAAgcattccttctcctccctcagaagagaaagaatttaTGTACAAGCCTGGCATCTTTTAAAGCAGCATTATTATTTAATACTGAAGCATTTCTACAGCTTTTATACTACAACTGAGATTACATACATATTTCCTCTTGATTTATTATGATGGATTGTACAACAGGACTTATGAAGAATGCATACCACATGGAATTCAAAATACATAACAGTATTTTCAAGACCAGCACCTTTGGTACAGTTTAAATAGACAAAGATTTTTATTCGAAGTAAAAATCCAGGTTACAATTCCATTACCTTTGTAATATGAAAGAAATTATACTCTGTGGTAGCCTGATTTCATCTTAGAAGTAACATCTGAATTGCACAAAGAATGGGGAAActataaaaatatttcacttcACACTTGCATTTTTACTTTCTAAGACTGTAAAGAAAATACTTATTAAACATGAGTTTACTTCAATatccagggaaggaggaaaaaggaaaatactcaGACTGAGATCACTTCAGAAGAAAGTTCTTAATAGCCCCTGTCTGGATATTATCTCTAACTGTATCCTTTACTGCAGTTCTGCAGCTCATCCTCAGCATTTCAAGGAAGAGTAGTGTCTATCTTAAAGATGCTAGGTATGGGGAAGGGAGTTGATTGTGAAAAATGACTTGGCTTCTATTCACCTGAGGTGTTAAAAGGGCAGATCAAGATCT
Encoded proteins:
- the BMPR1A gene encoding bone morphogenetic protein receptor type-1A encodes the protein MTRLKVYERLLGAYLLIILHVQGQNPESMLHGTGMKTNPDQKKQANGVTLAPEDTLPFLKCYCSGHCPDDAINNTCITNGHCFAIIEEDEHGEPTLASGCMKYEGSDFQCKDSPKAQLRRTIECCRTDFCNQDLQPTLPPLDSTDGLFDGSIRWMAVLISMAVCIIVMVILLSCFCYKHYCKSVAKRHCYNRDLEQDEAFIPAGESLKDLIDQSQSSGSGSGLPLLVQRTIAKQIQMVRQVGKGRYGEVWMGKWRGEKVAVKVFFTTEEASWFRETEIYQTVLMRHENILGFIAADIKGTGSWTQLYLITDYHENGSLYDFLKCTTLDNRALLKLAYSAACGLCHLHTEIYGTQGKPAIAHRDLKSKNILIKKNGTCCIADLGLAVKFNSDTNEVDVPLNTRVGTKRYMAPEVLDESLNKNHFQPYIMADIYSFGLIIWEMARRCITGGIVEEYQLPYYDMVPNDPSYEDMREVVCVKRLRPVVSNRWNSDECLRAILKLMSECWAHNPASRLTALRIKKTLAKMVESQDVKI